In Lewinellaceae bacterium, a single window of DNA contains:
- a CDS encoding TonB-dependent receptor codes for MKKSLLIALLLCPILLGAQEKHTLSGYLRDAANGETLVGANILLKEPTGQGTTTNAYGFYSLQLPAGQYELVFTYLGYEPKTTAVVLDKDIRLNVALEEESLQLKEVVVTAREEDENVRSTQMGTVGLAMDNVKKLPALMGEVDVLKAIQLLPGVLSAGEGTSGFYVRGGGPDQNLVLLDEAVVYNSGHLLGFFSVFNADAIKNTTLIKGGMPAQYGGRLSSVVDIQMKEGNNQNYAVEGGIGAIASRLTVQGPIVRDRSSFMLSARRTYALDLAQPFLKGTNFEGTNYYFYDLNAKLNYRFGDQDRLYFSTYFGRDVLKFRGNFRDFYFDLPYGNATATLRWNHLFSSKLFMNVSAIYNDYDFSFDGGQGEFRIGLFSGVRDWNGKVDFDWFPGAGHKVKFGVNYTYHKLTPNVATATNGEQTFTNDFEPRYAHESAVYLLDDFSLGRRLSLNTGLRLSAFTQVGPYVSKIDSAVYLDGEPVKTYLNLEPRLSLTWNLTASSSFKAGVTLANQYLHLVSNSTSTLPADVWVPSSELVKPQIGLQYAVGYFRNFAGNALEASLEVYYKDLRNQIDYRENYVDNVANDLEAEFVFGKGRAYGAELFLQKRKGRLTGWVGYTLSRTERIFPDINNGQVFPAVYDRRHDLSVVANFQLNRKWELSGAFVFGSGNAYTPVQSLYFIDRFPVTQYGARNSARLQDYHRLDLSATYTPKPDSEKRFKSSWAFSIYNTYSRQNPFFVYYDLQSDPAAGTAQATAYKVSLFPIIPSVTWNFSWEGGKGR; via the coding sequence ATGAAGAAATCACTGCTGATCGCCCTGCTCCTGTGCCCCATCCTGCTTGGGGCCCAGGAAAAACACACCCTGAGCGGCTACCTGCGCGACGCCGCCAACGGCGAAACCCTGGTGGGCGCCAACATCCTGCTGAAGGAACCAACCGGGCAGGGCACTACCACCAATGCCTACGGATTCTACTCCCTGCAACTGCCCGCCGGGCAGTACGAGCTGGTTTTTACCTACCTGGGCTACGAGCCAAAAACAACCGCTGTCGTTCTCGATAAAGACATACGGCTCAATGTAGCGCTGGAAGAAGAAAGCCTGCAGTTGAAAGAAGTGGTAGTCACCGCCCGGGAAGAAGACGAGAACGTGCGCAGCACCCAGATGGGCACCGTGGGCCTGGCCATGGACAACGTCAAAAAGCTGCCCGCCCTGATGGGGGAGGTGGACGTGCTCAAGGCCATCCAATTGTTGCCGGGCGTGCTCTCCGCCGGGGAGGGCACTTCCGGTTTCTACGTGCGGGGCGGCGGGCCCGACCAGAACCTGGTGCTGCTCGACGAGGCGGTGGTCTACAATTCCGGCCACCTGCTGGGGTTCTTTTCGGTTTTTAATGCGGACGCCATCAAAAATACGACCCTGATCAAAGGCGGGATGCCCGCCCAGTACGGAGGGCGGCTGTCTTCGGTGGTGGACATACAGATGAAGGAGGGCAACAACCAAAACTACGCCGTGGAAGGGGGAATTGGCGCCATCGCTTCCCGCCTCACCGTGCAGGGGCCCATCGTCCGCGACCGCAGTTCGTTTATGCTGTCGGCGCGGCGCACCTACGCCCTCGACCTGGCGCAGCCTTTCCTGAAAGGCACCAATTTCGAAGGCACCAACTATTATTTCTACGACCTCAACGCCAAGCTCAACTACCGTTTCGGCGACCAGGACCGCCTCTACTTCAGCACTTACTTCGGGCGGGACGTGCTCAAATTCCGCGGCAATTTCCGGGATTTCTATTTCGACCTGCCCTACGGCAACGCCACCGCCACCCTGCGCTGGAACCACCTGTTCAGCAGCAAGCTCTTCATGAACGTCTCCGCCATTTACAACGATTACGATTTCAGCTTCGACGGCGGGCAGGGCGAATTCCGCATCGGGCTGTTCTCCGGCGTGCGCGACTGGAACGGCAAAGTGGACTTCGACTGGTTTCCCGGCGCCGGCCACAAGGTGAAATTTGGCGTCAACTACACCTACCACAAGCTGACGCCCAACGTGGCGACCGCCACCAACGGAGAGCAAACCTTCACCAACGATTTCGAGCCCCGCTACGCCCACGAATCAGCGGTGTACCTGCTCGACGATTTCAGCCTGGGCCGCCGCCTGAGCCTCAACACCGGCCTGCGCCTGTCGGCCTTCACGCAAGTAGGGCCCTACGTTTCCAAAATAGATTCCGCCGTTTACCTGGATGGGGAGCCGGTAAAAACCTACCTCAACCTGGAGCCGCGCCTGAGCCTCACCTGGAACCTGACGGCCAGTTCCTCCTTTAAGGCGGGCGTCACCCTGGCCAACCAGTACCTGCACCTGGTCAGCAATTCCACCAGCACCTTGCCGGCCGATGTATGGGTGCCCAGCTCGGAGCTCGTCAAACCCCAGATCGGGCTGCAGTACGCCGTAGGGTATTTTCGCAATTTCGCCGGCAATGCGCTGGAGGCCTCTCTGGAGGTGTACTACAAAGACCTGCGCAACCAGATCGACTACCGGGAGAATTACGTCGACAATGTCGCCAACGACCTGGAGGCGGAGTTCGTCTTCGGCAAGGGCCGGGCTTACGGAGCAGAGCTTTTCCTGCAAAAGCGCAAGGGCCGGCTGACCGGCTGGGTGGGCTACACCTTGTCGCGCACCGAGCGCATCTTCCCGGACATCAACAACGGCCAGGTTTTTCCCGCCGTTTACGACCGCCGCCACGACTTGTCGGTCGTCGCCAATTTTCAGCTCAACCGCAAATGGGAACTGAGCGGGGCTTTTGTCTTCGGCTCGGGCAATGCCTACACCCCGGTGCAAAGCCTGTATTTCATCGACCGCTTCCCCGTCACCCAGTACGGCGCGCGCAACAGCGCCCGCCTGCAAGACTACCACCGCCTGGATTTGTCGGCTACTTACACGCCGAAGCCGGATTCGGAAAAGCGGTTCAAATCGAGCTGGGCTTTTTCCATCTACAATACTTACAGCCGCCAAAATCCATTCTTCGTGTACTACGACCTGCAGTCGGATCCGGCGGCGGGCACTGCCCAGGCCACGGCGTATAAGGTGTCGCTGTTCCCCATCATCCCTTCGGTGACCTGGAATTTTAGCTGGGAAGGGGGGAAAGGGCGGTAG
- a CDS encoding DUF1887 family protein has protein sequence MPNVLISLVGDQTVPNVFLIRDAAFRHINRHIFVTTPLMEERRRLAHIIAATGISEGQYRAIAVEADNLTHIQHQLERLQLPRDGNHYYVNLTSGTKLMSIALYDFFTREGYQDCSSIFYVPIGKNAYLQVYPEGQRREEAISYRISLEEYLASYGIEALEQKGTQQLYLPPAYTASAFPHFLKAMDTGKAFANRMKGLRDRYRQASQKAELQIRVEPEMQSFLGQIGFPLSREGALEKAAVAYLIGGWLEEWLYMQVKEGLGLPDAAIRFGVKVARPNASGERVPNECDLLFILNNTLYIAECKTGLGRSPKPLFEEAVYKLTALRNEFGQRVQALFFTLTDLRDTKGRLRKPYLDRAGMHRIRLFDRQGIGEGLEGYLREEGERSWF, from the coding sequence ATGCCCAACGTCCTCATCAGCCTGGTCGGCGACCAAACGGTGCCCAACGTATTCCTCATCCGGGATGCTGCCTTTCGGCACATCAACCGGCACATTTTCGTGACTACTCCGTTGATGGAGGAACGGCGGCGGCTGGCCCACATCATTGCCGCTACCGGCATTTCTGAAGGGCAATACCGCGCCATTGCGGTGGAGGCCGATAACTTGACACATATCCAGCATCAATTGGAGCGGTTGCAGTTGCCCCGCGACGGCAACCACTACTACGTCAACCTGACCAGCGGCACCAAGCTCATGTCTATCGCCCTTTACGATTTCTTCACCCGGGAGGGCTATCAGGATTGCAGCAGCATCTTCTACGTGCCCATCGGCAAGAATGCTTACCTTCAGGTGTACCCCGAGGGCCAGCGCCGGGAAGAAGCCATCTCTTACCGCATCTCCCTGGAGGAGTACCTGGCCAGCTACGGCATCGAGGCGTTGGAACAAAAGGGAACGCAACAGTTGTACCTACCGCCGGCTTACACGGCCTCTGCCTTCCCCCACTTCCTGAAAGCAATGGATACCGGAAAGGCTTTCGCCAACAGGATGAAAGGCCTGCGGGACCGGTACCGGCAGGCCAGCCAGAAGGCGGAGCTGCAGATCCGGGTAGAACCGGAGATGCAATCCTTCCTGGGCCAGATCGGGTTCCCGCTTTCCAGAGAGGGGGCGCTGGAAAAAGCCGCCGTAGCATACCTCATTGGCGGCTGGCTGGAAGAATGGCTTTATATGCAGGTAAAGGAAGGGCTGGGGCTGCCGGACGCCGCCATCCGGTTCGGGGTAAAAGTGGCCCGCCCCAATGCCAGCGGCGAGCGGGTGCCCAACGAATGCGACCTCCTGTTTATCCTCAACAATACCCTTTACATCGCAGAATGCAAAACGGGCCTGGGCCGCAGCCCCAAGCCCCTGTTCGAGGAAGCCGTCTACAAACTGACCGCCCTGCGCAATGAGTTCGGCCAGCGGGTGCAGGCCCTGTTTTTCACCCTGACAGACCTGCGCGACACCAAAGGCCGCCTCCGGAAACCCTACCTCGACCGAGCCGGCATGCACCGCATCCGCCTGTTTGACCGGCAGGGCATTGGCGAAGGCCTGGAGGGGTACCTCCGGGAGGAGGGCGAGCGTTCCTGGTTTTAA
- a CDS encoding sigma-70 family RNA polymerase sigma factor: MNRPHFAFSPEAALEGLRRNDRSIVDAYYYYLRERAFGIFCAGRPRGSSAYVAMEDCFSLAFMTLLEKVRSGSYEHRNLDAYALGIVRYCYSDVQKKMRRHAWGELSAAAEPRDESPAVHLSAASLFEELPEIHLLHWYFGLEGLSQRILDLRTQGYNHYEIAELLPLAPGTVRNRFSRMVREAREVVQAA; this comes from the coding sequence ATGAACCGACCACACTTTGCTTTTTCTCCGGAAGCGGCCCTGGAGGGCCTTCGCCGCAACGACCGCAGCATCGTCGATGCGTACTACTATTACCTGCGGGAGCGGGCTTTCGGTATTTTCTGCGCCGGCCGTCCCCGTGGCAGTTCCGCCTATGTGGCGATGGAGGACTGTTTCAGCCTGGCTTTTATGACTTTGCTGGAGAAGGTCCGCAGCGGGAGCTACGAGCACCGCAACCTGGATGCTTATGCGCTGGGCATCGTCCGGTATTGTTATTCCGATGTTCAGAAAAAGATGCGCCGCCACGCCTGGGGAGAGCTCAGCGCGGCAGCCGAACCGCGGGACGAATCGCCGGCCGTCCACCTCAGCGCCGCCAGCCTCTTTGAAGAACTGCCGGAAATCCACCTCTTACATTGGTACTTTGGGCTGGAAGGCCTGTCGCAGCGCATCCTCGACCTGCGGACCCAGGGCTATAACCATTATGAGATCGCCGAATTGCTGCCGCTGGCGCCCGGTACAGTGCGTAACCGCTTCTCCCGGATGGTGCGGGAGGCCCGGGAGGTGGTGCAGGCGGCGTAG
- the cas10 gene encoding type III-A CRISPR-associated protein Cas10/Csm1 — MMTEKQNDIYIQALLDGLAPKSDSLAEAIALCGFDAGSDNKFQHLYSIVGRVGEEETRINRTFLPQLLSLGPQSIFAQAEQQGDTQRWKEVTLSELGKLNASIQNSSSYRYSLYHFLHAYGARVAYGKAGQVLDASWFDRNRVLAAVASCLSQNGGKEEFLILKGAISGIQKYIYHNIKAEQIGDAVKASKKLRGRSFLVAFINQVIAESLVEELGLEQANILFVGGGHFTLLLPNKDELTGKLNALLKKINLGLLDEVGPQLSLLTAWVACEGNIGQNFAENYKKVHRKLEASKQRRYHAYLTEVFEHFEKLEDLQNTRQEKEEIRLGQLAPYARYILEVGGSEEALENLANKVPKANKPAIAALSFLGKHFYVVKEEELVENEDDQELKNELRQFLETHKEGLEALDHLKVIALNNPNVLETVKAFSGLGLDIGYGFRFVGNYAPIYKEAFKYDYPAENGNVMLFEDLAKLDKDKEPTLTHDQLGVMRLDVDDLGVIFAHGLGKKEENTMERLLSLSREFQLFFGGYFNKLAEHHRLYVTYSGGDDAFVIGSWLNTIHFADTLNKEFQQFTCGNSQVSFSAGIFICNPHYPIPRLAKDGEKVEKAAKQYPAEEKKKEDKAKNALHLFQHTLPWADFQKMTAFEEKLSQVLPKGESAEGRKIRRSMLRRFLRIIQSSRGQTFERYRAVASLHGLLARHGYGQGEMQKAVLDEAGELIKELLQKASNEQEEGQKEFDHYTIPLHIALYKTKSK, encoded by the coding sequence ATGATGACGGAAAAGCAGAACGATATTTACATCCAGGCCCTGCTGGATGGGCTGGCGCCCAAAAGCGATTCACTAGCTGAAGCCATTGCATTGTGTGGCTTTGATGCAGGTTCGGATAACAAATTTCAACACCTCTATTCCATTGTAGGAAGAGTGGGAGAAGAAGAAACCCGGATTAACCGCACCTTTCTGCCCCAGCTTCTGAGCCTCGGCCCGCAAAGCATTTTTGCTCAAGCGGAGCAGCAAGGAGATACGCAGCGCTGGAAAGAGGTAACCCTAAGCGAGTTAGGAAAGTTGAACGCTTCCATTCAAAACAGCTCCAGCTACCGGTATTCCCTTTACCATTTTCTGCATGCCTACGGAGCGCGCGTTGCCTACGGCAAGGCGGGGCAGGTACTCGACGCCAGTTGGTTCGATAGAAACAGGGTGCTGGCGGCAGTCGCATCCTGCCTGAGCCAAAATGGCGGAAAAGAGGAGTTCCTCATCCTCAAAGGCGCCATCAGCGGCATTCAAAAGTATATCTACCACAACATCAAGGCCGAACAGATCGGCGATGCAGTGAAAGCCTCCAAGAAGCTGCGCGGCCGGTCTTTTTTGGTCGCTTTCATCAACCAGGTCATTGCCGAGAGCCTGGTCGAGGAGCTGGGCCTGGAGCAAGCCAACATACTTTTCGTGGGCGGCGGCCATTTCACCTTGTTGTTGCCCAATAAAGATGAACTTACCGGGAAGCTAAACGCCCTGCTGAAAAAGATCAACCTGGGTTTGCTGGACGAGGTAGGCCCTCAACTCAGCCTGCTGACGGCCTGGGTGGCGTGCGAAGGAAATATCGGGCAAAATTTTGCGGAAAACTACAAGAAGGTCCACCGCAAACTAGAAGCCAGCAAACAACGCCGCTATCATGCTTATCTGACGGAAGTATTTGAGCATTTTGAAAAACTGGAGGATCTGCAGAATACCCGCCAGGAAAAGGAAGAGATTCGATTGGGGCAATTGGCACCCTACGCCAGGTATATTCTGGAAGTTGGCGGGAGCGAGGAGGCGCTGGAAAATTTAGCCAACAAAGTGCCCAAGGCCAATAAACCGGCTATTGCTGCCCTGAGTTTCCTGGGCAAGCACTTCTATGTCGTCAAGGAAGAAGAGCTGGTTGAAAATGAAGACGACCAGGAATTGAAAAATGAATTGCGCCAATTCTTAGAAACTCATAAAGAAGGCCTTGAGGCGTTGGATCACCTGAAAGTGATTGCCCTCAACAACCCCAATGTACTAGAAACCGTAAAGGCTTTTTCCGGCCTGGGGTTAGATATAGGTTACGGCTTTCGGTTTGTGGGCAATTACGCGCCAATCTATAAAGAGGCTTTTAAGTATGACTATCCTGCGGAAAACGGCAACGTTATGCTTTTTGAGGACCTGGCCAAGCTGGATAAAGACAAAGAGCCCACCTTGACCCACGACCAGCTCGGCGTCATGCGCCTCGACGTAGACGACCTGGGCGTCATCTTTGCCCATGGCCTGGGCAAAAAGGAAGAAAACACGATGGAGCGCCTCCTCAGCCTGAGCCGGGAATTCCAGCTCTTCTTTGGCGGATATTTCAATAAACTGGCGGAGCATCATCGCCTGTACGTCACCTACTCCGGCGGCGATGATGCTTTCGTGATCGGCTCCTGGCTCAACACCATTCATTTTGCGGATACACTGAATAAGGAATTCCAACAATTCACCTGTGGCAACTCGCAGGTCAGCTTCAGCGCCGGCATTTTCATCTGCAACCCGCACTATCCCATCCCCCGCCTGGCCAAAGATGGAGAAAAGGTAGAAAAAGCCGCTAAACAATACCCGGCGGAGGAGAAAAAGAAAGAAGACAAAGCCAAAAATGCCCTGCACCTTTTCCAGCATACCCTGCCCTGGGCAGACTTCCAGAAGATGACAGCCTTTGAAGAAAAGCTCAGCCAGGTGCTGCCCAAAGGAGAGTCGGCCGAAGGGCGCAAGATCCGCCGGTCGATGCTGCGCCGCTTCCTGCGGATCATTCAGTCCTCCCGGGGGCAAACCTTCGAGCGGTATCGGGCCGTCGCCAGCCTGCACGGCCTGCTGGCCCGCCACGGCTACGGCCAGGGAGAAATGCAAAAAGCCGTCCTGGATGAAGCCGGCGAGCTGATCAAGGAACTCCTGCAAAAAGCCAGCAACGAACAGGAAGAAGGGCAAAAAGAATTTGATCATTACACCATACCATTGCATATAGCGCTTTATAAAACCAAAAGCAAATAG
- the csm2 gene encoding type III-A CRISPR-associated protein Csm2: protein MKPEDLNFDTIQAQELNQLAKDSASTFVQKDRLKTHQLRNVFSAIEKMRTLYKQAQRERDEAKKAKKMEDLKMQLIFLKPKIAYAAGRQRSVRYNFFPLVEAAVDAVDNAKDEDGAYQKFFALMESVVGYHKFFEAGK from the coding sequence ATGAAACCGGAGGACCTCAATTTTGACACCATCCAGGCACAGGAACTCAACCAGTTGGCCAAAGACAGCGCAAGTACCTTTGTCCAGAAGGACCGCCTGAAAACCCACCAGTTGCGCAATGTTTTTTCCGCCATTGAGAAAATGCGAACGCTGTACAAACAAGCCCAACGGGAACGGGATGAAGCGAAAAAGGCAAAGAAAATGGAAGATTTGAAAATGCAACTCATCTTTTTGAAACCCAAGATCGCCTATGCCGCCGGCCGGCAACGCAGCGTGCGCTACAACTTCTTTCCATTGGTAGAAGCCGCAGTAGATGCGGTAGACAACGCCAAAGACGAAGATGGCGCTTACCAGAAGTTTTTTGCCCTCATGGAAAGCGTTGTAGGCTATCATAAGTTTTTTGAAGCCGGTAAATAA
- the csm3 gene encoding type III-A CRISPR-associated RAMP protein Csm3 produces the protein MAEITIAPEFKANLILRGKIECLTGLHIGGSKEKMEIGGVDSIVVRSANTDYPYIPGSSLKGKMRHLLEYITGAVAHPVDGQLGQVSVTEDIVRMFGIGADIKQAANDEKELKKIKDDAFRDNVKLLKNIGLTRLIVRDALPDEETKAMWDNLGSDANYTEYKAENTIDRLTSAANPRFIERVVEGSKFNFEMVYTAYDLNGDTAAAVNKDLKHILAGLRLLESSAIGKSGSRGYGKIAFLLEEPIWISAEAYLEGNGQWKNSRQVDADPKLKLEDITEIKFPG, from the coding sequence ATGGCAGAAATAACCATAGCACCAGAATTCAAAGCCAACCTCATCCTCCGGGGCAAAATTGAGTGCCTGACCGGCCTGCACATTGGCGGCAGCAAGGAAAAAATGGAAATCGGCGGGGTCGACTCCATCGTCGTACGTTCGGCCAATACGGACTATCCCTACATTCCCGGCAGTTCGCTAAAGGGCAAAATGCGCCATTTGCTGGAATACATCACCGGAGCGGTAGCACACCCCGTAGATGGGCAACTTGGCCAGGTTTCCGTTACAGAAGACATCGTCCGGATGTTTGGCATCGGCGCCGATATTAAGCAGGCCGCCAATGACGAAAAGGAACTGAAAAAAATTAAAGACGACGCTTTTCGCGACAATGTGAAGCTGCTCAAAAACATCGGCCTGACCCGCCTCATCGTCCGCGATGCCCTGCCCGATGAAGAAACCAAAGCAATGTGGGACAACCTGGGCTCCGACGCCAACTACACGGAGTATAAAGCAGAGAATACGATCGACCGCCTGACTTCGGCCGCCAACCCCCGCTTTATCGAACGGGTGGTGGAAGGCTCCAAATTCAATTTTGAAATGGTGTATACCGCCTACGATTTGAACGGCGACACCGCTGCTGCCGTCAATAAAGACCTCAAACACATCCTGGCCGGCCTGCGCCTGCTGGAATCTTCCGCGATCGGCAAAAGCGGCAGCCGGGGATACGGCAAGATTGCCTTTTTGCTGGAAGAGCCCATCTGGATAAGCGCGGAGGCTTACCTGGAGGGAAATGGGCAATGGAAAAATTCCAGGCAAGTGGATGCTGACCCAAAATTGAAGCTGGAAGATATTACTGAAATCAAATTCCCCGGCTAA
- the csm4 gene encoding type III-A CRISPR-associated RAMP protein Csm4, translating to MQRKIIYLKPHSSFRAAMRSDTLWGACCWAMRLLYGKGYLEAFLESYQTPDSKVKPFYISSAFPFLEKNNQRIPFLPPPVRPVEYYKESAGKSYEEEKRQMRRWKTAGDNQWISKVQFEYAFCGITPAPKQLVGHPAIEVRPMTHNTIDRLVGSTLTANNRGQLFHTEERYVLEKERKQNAGLYFLAAGNTDLLESVLRLLEHLGIGGDRSIGKGRFDMEWEDFDIHEPSDANGLMALSLYHPNPEELSKLEKSQDPVLNYKTIVRQGWKAAHNKKPVLYLEEGSVIPILSDKQVWGRNAYAGEHEQGYPITQYGHGFMIKVKIPTHEN from the coding sequence ATGCAACGCAAGATCATTTACTTAAAGCCGCATAGCAGCTTCAGGGCGGCTATGCGCTCGGACACCCTTTGGGGCGCTTGCTGCTGGGCTATGCGTTTGCTTTATGGAAAAGGCTATTTGGAAGCGTTCCTTGAAAGCTACCAAACACCGGACAGCAAAGTGAAGCCCTTTTACATCTCCTCCGCTTTCCCTTTTTTAGAAAAAAACAATCAACGGATTCCGTTTTTGCCGCCGCCGGTCCGGCCAGTCGAGTACTACAAGGAGAGCGCAGGCAAATCCTATGAAGAAGAGAAGCGGCAAATGCGGCGCTGGAAAACAGCGGGCGACAATCAGTGGATCAGTAAAGTGCAGTTTGAATATGCGTTCTGCGGCATTACCCCGGCCCCCAAGCAATTAGTTGGCCACCCGGCGATAGAAGTCCGCCCCATGACCCACAACACCATCGACCGTTTGGTGGGCAGCACCTTAACCGCCAATAACCGCGGGCAGCTCTTCCACACCGAAGAGCGCTACGTCCTGGAAAAAGAAAGAAAACAAAATGCCGGCTTGTACTTCCTGGCCGCCGGCAATACGGATTTGCTGGAAAGCGTGCTGCGCTTGCTGGAGCACCTGGGCATTGGCGGCGACCGCAGCATCGGCAAAGGGCGTTTTGACATGGAATGGGAGGACTTCGACATCCACGAACCCAGCGACGCCAACGGGCTTATGGCTCTTTCCCTCTATCACCCGAATCCGGAGGAGCTGTCAAAACTGGAAAAGTCTCAGGACCCTGTCCTCAATTATAAAACAATAGTCCGCCAGGGTTGGAAAGCGGCGCACAACAAAAAACCGGTGCTGTACTTGGAGGAAGGCTCGGTTATCCCTATCCTTTCGGATAAGCAAGTGTGGGGCAGGAATGCCTATGCCGGCGAGCACGAACAAGGGTACCCCATCACCCAGTACGGCCATGGATTTATGATAAAGGTAAAAATCCCTACCCATGAGAATTAG
- the csm5 gene encoding type III-A CRISPR-associated RAMP protein Csm5 codes for MRIRLRTLTPVHIGTGEELAPLDYVALANRNRFYRVTQEQMLRFVTENIGQKEGPTAFARWISDQYRGMREIRDNRALSAMADAINPYAFCEDPEVKKEREFEQYLNEPGNGIFSAPVAIDEFTRRKHSGARAIPLGRVREAIKNGSGRPLLPGSSIKGAIRTAVFYHFLTQHTQSAKVERIVRDQLQDSRPKKERFALPLIHEAFYCSTQDLHSGKVKADDEKMDLFKLVRCTDGHTLGEEQALSLAKINIYLVEKKQSRDRSKSYFEATQQRQTSYAEIISPGAVIQAEIDFDIDFLVQLKPLLKNGAVTAGGQLHWINVEEKVRQLFGLQLSELSPANKEQQKAKVIAHLYDCLKALNQAQLNAHRQWLEHFEQNDNRDQYTSRIKAGFAPVFARDDQKLMHLGYATGFDGMTGLLYFLADEKRKALFKEVMAKFNLGNKPGNKGKYVPNPDRFPKSKRLVELAEVIQPMGWVELFEEGAKMPALETATLSDAVWVGQQEAAPSAPVEPEYYDKPVNYKKPPELDAVVIKPGRPNIVKVYVTPGYSPEMELMGYNNPMEKGTIIKVQTTFNKKVKLVQIAFRGFK; via the coding sequence ATGAGAATTAGACTGCGCACCCTCACCCCCGTTCATATCGGCACCGGCGAAGAGCTGGCGCCCCTCGATTATGTGGCCCTGGCCAACCGCAACCGGTTTTACCGGGTCACTCAGGAGCAAATGTTGCGCTTTGTAACCGAAAACATAGGGCAGAAAGAGGGCCCCACCGCTTTTGCCAGATGGATCAGCGACCAATACCGGGGCATGCGGGAGATTCGCGACAACCGCGCCCTTTCCGCTATGGCGGATGCGATCAATCCCTACGCTTTTTGCGAAGATCCGGAAGTGAAAAAGGAGAGGGAGTTTGAGCAATATCTGAACGAGCCGGGAAACGGCATTTTCAGCGCGCCGGTTGCCATCGACGAATTTACCCGGCGCAAGCACAGCGGCGCCCGGGCCATTCCCCTTGGGCGGGTGCGGGAAGCCATTAAGAACGGCAGCGGCCGGCCCCTGCTGCCCGGCTCTTCCATTAAAGGCGCCATTCGCACGGCCGTATTCTACCACTTCCTTACGCAGCACACACAGAGCGCAAAAGTGGAACGCATCGTCCGCGATCAACTACAGGACAGCCGGCCCAAAAAAGAGCGCTTTGCCCTGCCGCTTATCCATGAGGCGTTTTACTGCTCCACCCAAGACCTGCATTCCGGCAAGGTGAAAGCGGACGATGAAAAGATGGACCTCTTCAAGCTGGTCCGTTGTACCGACGGGCATACTTTGGGAGAAGAACAAGCCCTGAGCCTGGCCAAGATCAACATCTACCTGGTCGAGAAAAAACAGAGCCGCGACCGGTCAAAATCATACTTCGAAGCGACCCAGCAACGGCAAACATCCTACGCCGAGATCATCAGCCCCGGCGCAGTCATCCAGGCGGAAATAGATTTCGACATCGATTTTCTGGTGCAGCTCAAGCCCCTGCTCAAAAACGGAGCGGTAACGGCCGGCGGCCAGTTGCACTGGATCAATGTTGAAGAGAAAGTCCGGCAATTGTTTGGCCTCCAATTGTCCGAACTGAGCCCCGCCAATAAAGAACAGCAAAAAGCCAAAGTGATCGCTCACCTTTACGATTGCCTGAAAGCCCTGAACCAGGCCCAGCTCAACGCCCACCGCCAATGGCTGGAACACTTTGAGCAAAACGACAACCGGGATCAGTACACCAGCCGCATAAAAGCGGGATTCGCGCCGGTGTTCGCCCGCGATGACCAAAAACTGATGCACCTGGGCTACGCCACCGGCTTTGACGGCATGACCGGGTTGCTGTACTTTCTGGCGGATGAAAAACGCAAAGCCTTGTTCAAAGAAGTCATGGCAAAGTTCAATCTGGGCAATAAACCGGGAAACAAAGGCAAATATGTGCCCAATCCGGACCGCTTTCCCAAATCTAAACGGCTGGTGGAACTGGCGGAGGTGATACAGCCCATGGGATGGGTGGAGTTGTTTGAGGAAGGAGCAAAAATGCCGGCGTTGGAAACGGCCACCTTAAGTGATGCGGTTTGGGTTGGCCAGCAGGAAGCAGCGCCCAGCGCGCCGGTTGAACCCGAATATTATGACAAGCCGGTCAATTATAAAAAACCGCCGGAATTGGATGCCGTCGTTATCAAGCCTGGCCGCCCCAATATCGTTAAAGTATATGTCACGCCCGGTTATTCTCCGGAGATGGAATTGATGGGGTATAACAATCCGATGGAAAAAGGCACCATCATCAAAGTGCAGACTACCTTTAATAAGAAGGTGAAGTTGGTGCAGATTGCTTTTCGGGGATTCAAATAG